The stretch of DNA AAGCCGAGACCTTCGCGCCGATGGTGGCACGCCTCGGACTGAAGAAGGTCGACTTCCTGGTCCTCAACAACGATTTCGGCCGCGGCGCGGCGACCGATTTCGGCAAGATGCTCAAGGACAAGGGCGTGACGGTCGGCCTCGTCGAGACCATGGATCAGGGTGCGCAGGACATGAGCGCCCAGCTCGCCAAGCTGAAGGCGTCGGACTCCGACACGATCATGATCACGAGTTCGGTCGATCAGCTCGTGCTGCTGTTCAAGCAGATGGCCGCCTTGGGCCTGAAGAAGCGGGTGATCACCACCGGCGGCTCGCAGAACCCAGACCAGATCATCGCCCAGGCGGGTGCGGCCGCCGACGGCACGATGCACCTGACGACCTTCCTGCCCTGGTCGCCCGACAGGACGCCGGACCCGAAGGCCACCGAGGCCTTCATCGCCGCGTGGAAGAAGCGCGGCTTCGACTTCGCCGGCGTCACCGAAAGCTTCCGCGGGTACGACGGCATCCGCGCGATCGCCCACGCCATCGAGAAGGCGGGCTCGGCCGATCCGGCCGCGATCACCAAGGCCTTCTGGTCGGTCGACTTCGTCGGGCTCAACGGACCGATCCGCTTCACCAAGGCCGGCCCCGCCGGGAAGGAGAGCGGCCAGAGCAAGCCCGACGTCTACATCATCGAGATCAAGGACGGGAAAGTGATCGTGCCGACGCTCTAAGCGCCTCCGGACCGGCGGCCTTACGCCAGTCCCTTCGTCCGTCCACCGGCCACCGGGCCGGGGCACATCCTCGGAGGCCGCCCGTGAACGAACTGATCCAGCATCTCGTCAACGCGCTCATCCTCGGCGGCACCTACGCGCTGCTGGGGATCGGCCTGACGCTGATCTTCGGGATCATGAACGTCGTGAACTTCACCCACGGCGCGCTCTACACGGTCGGCGCCTACGTGATGTACTTGGCTGCCGCCGCCCTCGGCCTGAACTTCTTCCTGGCGCTGCCGGTGGCGATCCTCGGGGGGCTCCTGCTCGGGGCCGCGATTGAGCTGCTGCTGCTGCGCCCGTTCCGGGGCTCGGACATCGATACCACCATGCTGGTGATGATCGGCGCCGGGATCATCCTGCAATCGGGCACGCTCTGGACCTTCGGCGGCGTCGCCAAGGCGATCCCGTCGCCCTTCCCCGAAGCGCCGCTCCAGATCGGCCCGGTCTCGGTCTCCTGGCTGCGGCTTTTCGTGCTCGGGGCAGCGCTGACCCTGATCGCGCTGACCTACGCGCTGATCAACCGGAC from Methylobacterium sp. PvR107 encodes:
- a CDS encoding branched-chain amino acid ABC transporter permease, producing the protein MNELIQHLVNALILGGTYALLGIGLTLIFGIMNVVNFTHGALYTVGAYVMYLAAAALGLNFFLALPVAILGGLLLGAAIELLLLRPFRGSDIDTTMLVMIGAGIILQSGTLWTFGGVAKAIPSPFPEAPLQIGPVSVSWLRLFVLGAALTLIALTYALINRTKLGLAMRAAFQDSDTAALMGVDVRRIYTATFALGSSLAAAAGALLGPVYVVFPQMGGLAELKAFAIVILGGLGNVTGAAIGGFILALAEEFGAGYVSSGYRDAMGFLIIIAVLLYRPTGLFAKAERIG
- a CDS encoding ABC transporter substrate-binding protein; the protein is MLGRFTLTTAILLALTATGARADAIRIGVNEPLTGPFAASGTYVVNGAKIAADEINAKGGVLGKTLELVIEDNKSNPTEAAAVAEKLITSDKTPVMMGAWGSSLTLAVMPKLADYETPMLVETSSSGKITTSGNPYVFRISPPSSLEAETFAPMVARLGLKKVDFLVLNNDFGRGAATDFGKMLKDKGVTVGLVETMDQGAQDMSAQLAKLKASDSDTIMITSSVDQLVLLFKQMAALGLKKRVITTGGSQNPDQIIAQAGAAADGTMHLTTFLPWSPDRTPDPKATEAFIAAWKKRGFDFAGVTESFRGYDGIRAIAHAIEKAGSADPAAITKAFWSVDFVGLNGPIRFTKAGPAGKESGQSKPDVYIIEIKDGKVIVPTL